A window of the Verminephrobacter eiseniae EF01-2 genome harbors these coding sequences:
- the yihA gene encoding ribosome biogenesis GTP-binding protein YihA/YsxC has protein sequence MTSTPITPMAGAPAPEAKIAMGWMHTAKFLTTAAQLHHLPPLAVPEIAFVGRSNAGKSTCINTLTQQKQLAFASKKPGRTQHINLFALGRQGVMDAVLADLPGYGYAAVSRSDKMRWQQVMVNYLVSRPGLTGIVLLCDPRLGLTGLDEALLEVLRPRVQQGLKFLIVLTKADKLTRAEQAKALSVTRLQAGGGQVRLFSALKKQGVDEVAWLLWQWAHPAAPGADSA, from the coding sequence ATGACCAGCACCCCGATCACGCCCATGGCTGGCGCCCCGGCACCCGAGGCGAAGATCGCCATGGGCTGGATGCACACCGCCAAGTTCCTGACCACGGCCGCGCAACTGCACCATCTGCCGCCGCTGGCCGTGCCCGAAATCGCCTTCGTGGGCCGCTCCAACGCCGGCAAATCCACCTGCATCAACACCCTCACCCAGCAAAAGCAACTGGCGTTTGCGTCGAAAAAACCGGGGCGCACCCAGCACATCAACCTGTTCGCACTGGGCCGGCAGGGCGTGATGGACGCCGTGCTGGCCGACCTGCCCGGCTACGGCTATGCCGCCGTCTCGCGCTCGGACAAAATGCGCTGGCAACAGGTGATGGTCAATTACCTGGTCAGCCGCCCGGGACTGACCGGCATCGTGCTGCTGTGCGACCCCCGCCTGGGCCTGACCGGACTCGACGAAGCCCTGCTCGAAGTGTTGCGCCCGCGCGTGCAGCAGGGCCTGAAATTCCTCATCGTGCTGACCAAGGCCGACAAGCTCACACGCGCCGAGCAGGCCAAGGCGCTGTCCGTGACGCGCTTGCAGGCCGGCGGCGGCCAGGTGCGGCTGTTCTCGGCCCTGAAAAAGCAAGGGGTCGACGAAGTGGCCTGGCTGCTGTGGCAATGGGCGCATCCGGCGGCGCCGGGCGCCGATTCAGCCTGA
- a CDS encoding c-type cytochrome, with protein MKLLASLLTAAALAASVVAPVAPALAAGDAVKTRPDLAKGEASFSAVCASCHGADGNSAAVTDPKLSQQHPEYLLKQLQEFKSGKRRSAVMQGFVSALSDEDMRNMAYWLTTQPAKAGFAKDKDLIALGERIYRGGIAERQIAACAGCHSPNGAGIPAQYPRLSGQHAEYTVAQLNLFRDGGRASSLPMAQVAAKLNDKEIKAVADYIAGLR; from the coding sequence ATGAAGTTGCTCGCCTCCTTGCTGACGGCTGCCGCGCTGGCAGCATCTGTTGTCGCACCGGTTGCCCCGGCTTTGGCTGCGGGGGATGCGGTCAAAACCAGGCCCGATCTCGCCAAGGGCGAGGCCAGCTTCAGCGCCGTGTGCGCGAGTTGCCACGGCGCCGACGGCAACTCGGCCGCCGTTACCGACCCCAAGCTGTCGCAGCAGCATCCTGAGTACCTGCTCAAACAGTTGCAGGAATTCAAGTCCGGCAAGCGCCGCAGCGCGGTGATGCAGGGCTTTGTCAGCGCCCTGTCGGATGAGGACATGCGCAACATGGCCTACTGGCTGACCACCCAACCGGCCAAGGCCGGTTTCGCCAAGGACAAGGATCTGATCGCGCTGGGCGAGCGCATCTACCGCGGCGGCATTGCCGAGCGCCAGATCGCGGCCTGCGCCGGCTGCCACAGCCCGAACGGCGCGGGCATTCCTGCGCAATACCCCCGTCTGTCGGGCCAGCATGCCGAATACACGGTGGCGCAGTTGAATCTGTTCCGCGACGGCGGGCGCGCCAGCAGCCTGCCGATGGCCCAGGTGGCGGCCAAGCTCAATGACAAGGAGATCAAGGCGGTGGCCGATTACATTGCCGGTCTGCGCTGA
- a CDS encoding lysophospholipid acyltransferase family protein: MPVVLRFFSVLPLWLLHALGAALGWVAFCASARYRQRFCAHAALAGYSFGAVRAAVAHAGRMVAELPRLWLGAPLPCRLEGGACVEQAYAAGRGIVYLTPHQGCFELSAQAAARRWSAAHGPITVLYRPARQAWLARLMATARNRPGMLAVPTTLAGVRQMLLALRRGEAVGLLPDQVPPAGQGHWAPFFGRDAYTMTLAVRLARQTGAAIVLARCERLAWGRGFVTHFEPLAAPLASPLEAAVLQINQAMEQLIRQCPGQYLWGYARYKPPRAEAASPAEPGA, encoded by the coding sequence TTCTTTTCCGTGCTTCCGCTGTGGTTGCTGCATGCGCTGGGTGCCGCGCTGGGCTGGGTGGCGTTTTGTGCGTCCGCCAGGTACCGGCAGCGCTTTTGCGCTCATGCGGCGCTGGCCGGCTATTCGTTCGGCGCGGTGCGCGCCGCCGTGGCCCATGCCGGCCGCATGGTGGCCGAACTGCCGCGCCTGTGGCTGGGCGCGCCGCTGCCCTGCCGCCTGGAGGGCGGCGCCTGCGTCGAGCAGGCCTACGCGGCCGGGCGCGGCATCGTCTACCTGACGCCGCACCAAGGCTGCTTTGAACTGTCGGCCCAGGCTGCGGCGCGGCGCTGGAGCGCAGCGCATGGGCCGATCACCGTGCTCTACCGGCCGGCGCGCCAAGCCTGGCTGGCCCGGCTGATGGCCACTGCGCGCAACCGGCCCGGCATGTTGGCCGTGCCCACCACGCTGGCCGGCGTGCGGCAGATGCTGCTGGCCCTGCGCCGCGGCGAGGCCGTGGGCCTGCTGCCCGACCAGGTGCCGCCCGCAGGGCAGGGCCATTGGGCGCCATTCTTTGGCCGTGATGCCTACACCATGACCCTGGCCGTGCGCCTGGCCCGGCAGACTGGCGCTGCCATCGTGCTGGCGCGCTGCGAGCGCCTGGCCTGGGGGCGCGGTTTCGTCACCCACTTCGAGCCGCTGGCAGCGCCGCTGGCCAGCCCGTTGGAGGCCGCCGTGTTGCAGATCAACCAGGCCATGGAGCAGTTGATCAGGCAATGCCCCGGGCAGTACCTCTGGGGCTATGCACGCTACAAGCCGCCGCGCGCCGAGGCTGCAAGCCCTGCGGAGCCGGGCGCATGA
- a CDS encoding lysophospholipid acyltransferase family protein: protein MKVLLRFGGRLVVPLMRVLAHLPLPVLRGLGWLIGRILFVLAAPRRRVALRNLALCYPDACGRQRRQWARETFVAFCQSWLDRSWLWFAPREVVLRRVRLQGALEELEGSQPAIIFAPHFYGMDAGGSALALHTSRAFTSIFSTQPDPAIDAWFRAGRQRFGDVRMLNRSDGVKPIVSSLRQGGLLYLLPDMDFGRNDSLFVPFYGVRAATVPSLSRFARLGRAKVLALVTRLTPTGYCAEITPAWPGYPTGDAEADTTLMNAKLQSYIDIAPGQYYWVHKRFKTRPEGEPPVYS, encoded by the coding sequence ATGAAGGTGCTGCTGCGCTTCGGGGGACGCCTGGTGGTGCCGCTGATGCGGGTGCTGGCGCACCTGCCGCTGCCGGTGCTGCGCGGCCTGGGCTGGCTGATAGGGCGCATCCTGTTCGTGCTGGCCGCGCCGCGCCGGCGCGTGGCATTGCGCAATCTGGCCCTGTGCTACCCGGATGCCTGCGGGCGGCAGCGCCGCCAATGGGCGCGCGAGACCTTTGTGGCGTTCTGCCAGTCCTGGCTCGACCGCAGTTGGCTATGGTTTGCGCCGCGCGAGGTGGTGTTGCGGCGCGTGCGGTTGCAGGGGGCGCTGGAGGAACTCGAGGGCAGCCAGCCGGCCATCATCTTTGCCCCGCATTTCTACGGCATGGACGCCGGCGGCTCGGCGCTGGCGCTGCATACGTCGCGGGCGTTCACGTCGATCTTCTCGACCCAGCCCGATCCGGCAATCGATGCCTGGTTTCGCGCCGGCCGCCAGCGCTTTGGCGATGTGCGCATGCTCAACCGCAGCGACGGCGTCAAGCCCATCGTCTCCAGCCTGCGCCAAGGCGGCCTGCTGTACCTGCTGCCGGACATGGACTTTGGCCGCAACGACTCACTGTTCGTGCCGTTCTACGGAGTGCGGGCGGCCACCGTGCCCTCGCTGTCGCGTTTTGCGCGGCTCGGACGGGCCAAGGTGCTGGCGCTGGTCACGCGCCTGACACCCACCGGCTACTGCGCCGAAATCACCCCCGCCTGGCCCGGCTACCCGACCGGCGACGCCGAGGCCGACACCACCTTGATGAACGCCAAGCTGCAAAGCTATATCGACATCGCGCCCGGCCAGTATTACTGGGTGCACAAGCGCTTCAAGACCCGCCCCGAGGGCGAACCCCCGGTGTATTCCTGA